In Pelosinus sp. UFO1, one genomic interval encodes:
- a CDS encoding type II toxin-antitoxin system Phd/YefM family antitoxin, producing MPNKKNNFKKPIEHYNMSEFLKGQASKILTGISDNNTTAFVLKNGKPKVVVISYEKYKKLLEDGVDINTP from the coding sequence GTGCCAAATAAAAAAAACAACTTTAAAAAGCCAATAGAACATTATAACATGAGTGAATTTTTAAAAGGACAAGCGTCTAAAATTTTGACAGGCATATCTGATAATAACACTACGGCATTTGTACTTAAAAATGGCAAACCCAAGGTAGTGGTTATCTCGTATGAAAAATACAAAAAATTATTAGAAGACGGAGTTGACATAAATACCCCTTAG